A genomic window from Glycine soja cultivar W05 chromosome 10, ASM419377v2, whole genome shotgun sequence includes:
- the LOC114369803 gene encoding zinc finger CCCH domain-containing protein 3 isoform X2, translating into MPVKKYYCDYCDKLFQDTPADRKRHVQGIQHHQAKARWYDSFKQQQIPPIPNRPLCFHFVNTGFCRYGDSCKYLHPVPNNNVQQPPIVTTPSPSPGSVVGVSFGNLPPSLQPPPDGVYLHLPFLDWG; encoded by the exons ATGCCGGTGAAGAAGTATTACTGCGATTACTGCGACAAGCTATTCCAAGACACACCAGCAGATCGGAAACGACACGTTCAGGGCATTCAACACCACCAAGCCAAAGCTCGCTGGTACGATTCcttcaaacaacaacaaatccCTCCGATTCCCAATCGACCCCTTTGCTTTCACTTCGTCAACACG GGATTTTGCCGCTACGGCGACTCTTGCAAATATCTCCATCCCGTTCCCAACAACAATGTCCAGCAGCCGCCAATCGTAACCACACCGTCGCCTTCACCag GGAGTGTGGTAGGAGTGTCATTCGGCAATCTTCCCCCCTCCCTGCAGCCTCCGCCTGACGGCGTATATCTCCACCTTCCCTTTCTCGACTGGGGATAG
- the LOC114371263 gene encoding glycogen synthase kinase-3 homolog MsK-1 codes for MTSVGVAPTSGLREASGHGAAGVDRLPEEMNDMKIRDDREMEATVVDGNGTETGHIIVTTIGGRNGQPKQTISYMAERVVGHGSFGVVFQAKCLETGETVAIKKVLQDKRYKNRELQTMRLLDHPNVVALKHCFFSTTEKDELYLNLVLEYVPETVNRVIKHYNKLNQRMPLIYVKLYTYQIFRALSYIHRCIGVCHRDIKPQNLLVNPHTHQVKLCDFGSAKVLVKGEPNISYICSRYYRAPELIFGATEYTTAIDVWSVGCVLAELLLGQPLFPGESGVDQLVEIIKVLGTPTREEIKCMNPNYTEFKFPQIKAHPWHKIFHKRMPPEAVDLVSRLLQYSPNLRCTALDALTHPFFDELRDPNSRLPNGRFLPPLFNFKSHELKGVPAEILVKLVPEHARKQCPFLGL; via the exons ATGACATCGGTTGGTGTGGCACCAACTTCGGGTTTGAGAGAAGCCAGTGGGCATGGAGCAGCAGGTGTTGATAGATTGCCAGAGGAGATGAACGATATGAAAATTAGGGATGATAGA GAAATGGAAGCCACAGTTGTTGATGGCAATGGAACGGAGACAGGACATATCATTGTGACTACCATTGGGGGTAGAAATGGTCAGCCCAAGCAG ACTATAAGCTACATGGCAGAGCGTGTTGTAGGGCATGGATCATTTGGAGTTGTCTTCCAG GCTAAGTGCTTGGAAACTGGTGAAACTGTGGCTATCAAAAAGGTTCTTCAAGACAAGAGGTACAAGAACCGGGAGCTGCAAACAATGCGCCTTCTTGACCACCCAAATGTCGTTGCTTTGAAGCACTGTTTCTTTTCAACCACTGAAAAGGATGAACTATACCTTAATTTGGTTCTCGAGTATGTTCCTGAAACAGTTAATCGGGTGATAAAACATTACAACAAGTTGAACCAAAGGATGCCACTGATATATGTGAAACTCTATACATACCAG ATCTTTAGGGCATTATCTTATATTCATCGTTGTATTGGAGTCTGCCATCGGGATATCAAGCCTCAAAATCTATTG GTCAATCCACACACTCACCAGGTTAAATTATGTGACTTTGGAAGTGCAAAGGTTTTG GTAAAAGGTGAACCAAATATATCATACATATGTTCTAGATACTATAGAGCACCTGAGCTCATATTTGGCGCAACTGAATATACTACAGCCATTGACGTCTGGTCTGTTGGATGTGTTTTAGCTGAGCTGCTTCTTGGACAG CCTTTGTTCCCTGGTGAGAGTGGAGTTGATCAACTTGTTGAGATTATCAAG GTTCTGGGCACTCCAACAAGGGAAGAGATTAAGtgcatgaaccctaattataCAGAATTTAAATTCCCACAGATTAAAGCACATCCATGGCACAAG ATCTTCCATAAGCGCATGCCTCCAGAGGCTGTTGATTTGGTATCAAGACTACTACAATACTCCCCTAACTTGCGGTGCACAGCT TTAGATGCCTTGACGCATCCTTTCTTTGACGAACTTCGTGATCCAAATTCTCGCTTGCCAAATGGCCGATTCCTTCCACcactatttaatttcaaatcccATG AACTGAAAGGTGTCCCAGCTGAGATTTTGGTGAAATTGGTTCCAGAGCATGCAAGGAAGCAATGCCCGTTTCTTGGCTTGTGA
- the LOC114369802 gene encoding uncharacterized protein LOC114369802, with translation MGSEGPPAAVATVHVTGFRKFHGVSENPTETIVNNLNEYLNKKKGLPKGLVIGSCSILETAGQGALIPLYQTLKSAITSKESESSSSNKIIWLHFGVNSAATRFAIERQAVNEATFRCPDEMGWKPQKVPIVPSDGAITRIRETTLLPVEEITKALANKGYDVMTSDDAGRFVCNYVYYHSLRFAEQNGTKSLFVHVPLFSTINEETQMQFAASLLEVLASTCQ, from the exons ATGGGGTCTGAAGGTCCTCCAGCAGCTGTGGCAACAGTTCATGTAACAGGTTTCAGGAAATTCCATGGAGTTTCTGAGAATCCAACGGAGACAATTGTCAATAATTTGAATGAATATTTGAACAAGAAGAAGGGTTTGCCAAAAGGCTTAGTTATTGGGAGTTGCAGCATTCTTGAGACTGCAGGTCAAGGAGCACTCATTCCCCTCTACCAGACATTGAAGTCTGCCATTACTTCCAAGGAATCAGAATCTTCAAGttccaataaaattatttgg CTGCATTTTGGGGTTAACAGTGCCGCAACGAGGTTTGCTATCGAGCGTCAAGCTGTCAACGAGGCTACCTTCCGCTGCCCTGATGAAATGGGATGGAAGCCCCAG AAAGTCCCTATTGTTCCTTCAGATGGTGCAATTACACGAATACGGGAG ACTACCCTTCTTCCTGTGGAGGAGATCACCAAGGCCTTGGCAAATAAGGGCTATGATGTTATGACATCTGATGATGCAGGAAGGTTTGTGTGCAACTACGTTTACTATCATTCGCTTCGCTTTGCGGAGCAGAATGGGACTAAATCCCTTTTTGTGCACGTGCCACTCTTCTCTACAATCAATGAAgagacacagatgcaatttgcTGCTTCCTTGCTAGAGGTACTTGCTTCGACATGCCAGTAA
- the LOC114369803 gene encoding zinc finger CCCH domain-containing protein 3 isoform X1, protein MPVKKYYCDYCDKLFQDTPADRKRHVQGIQHHQAKARWYDSFKQQQIPPIPNRPLCFHFVNTGFCRYGDSCKYLHPVPNNNVQQPPIVTTPSPSPVHGFSQHQEREWVCYWVSAARGGKWSLWTYSSKALLVFVNILSFSSLFLS, encoded by the exons ATGCCGGTGAAGAAGTATTACTGCGATTACTGCGACAAGCTATTCCAAGACACACCAGCAGATCGGAAACGACACGTTCAGGGCATTCAACACCACCAAGCCAAAGCTCGCTGGTACGATTCcttcaaacaacaacaaatccCTCCGATTCCCAATCGACCCCTTTGCTTTCACTTCGTCAACACG GGATTTTGCCGCTACGGCGACTCTTGCAAATATCTCCATCCCGTTCCCAACAACAATGTCCAGCAGCCGCCAATCGTAACCACACCGTCGCCTTCACCag TTCATGGGTTTTCACAGCACCAAGAACGTGAATGGGTTTGTTATTGGGTTTCAGCAGCAAGGGGAGGCAAATGGAGTTTATGGACCTATTCATCGAAAGCACTCTTAGTTTTTGTCAACATCTTatctttttcatctttatttctaagttga